The sequence CGGAGGCGAAGATTTTGCGCTGTTTGACCGCCCCTTTCTGGGCGGCATCATCACGGCCGGCACATTGCCGGCATTCGGCATTTCTTTCAGCAGCAAATTTTACGACTATCCAGATCTTGTCGCCTTTGCGTACACCAACCTTTGGATCGCAATCAACGCGATCGTCGTGCTGCCGCTGCTCCACATTGTCGACCGATTCAGCCGAGGGCGCACGGCCTTCGTAGTCAGCCTGCTTCTGTTGGCTTGTCCCTTCCTGGTGTTCAACAGCATCGGGCTCTGGTCGAAGCTTCTGGCGCTGGCACTGATGTGCCTGGCCGGCACCTCGGCATTGCGCCGCAACTGGATTGGCGCTTGCCTTATCAGCAGCGTGGCATTCTTTACCCATGGCTCCTTCCTATGGGCCCACATTTCCTTCTGCGGGGTAATTTTCTTCACCTTGATCGTCGAAAGTCTAGGCTCTCGGCGCTGGATGTGGCGGCAAATTTTTTCGGTGCTAATCCTCTCCGTGGCCGTTCCTGCAATTTGGTTTACTGCAGAGCATCTATCGGGCGGCGCAACGCCTCTTCGCACCTACTACCTCTACAATGTTCATGTTGCCTACGGCCTCCACCACAGCGCGGAAGCCATCGCTCGCGAGTTCTATGCCTCTACAAATGCGACAAATCTAGTCAATCTTCCGTGGATCAACGTGGCCAAGGGCGTGCTGCCGATCGAGGTGCTTGACCTGGTCATCAACTACCGCCTCATCGATGACGCTACTGGGTGGCGGGCATTGGGCGACGCGCTCTTTCGCAATCAATTTATGCGCGCTTGGTTTGCGCTTGGTTTGGTAGGGGGACTGGTCACGTGGCGAGGACTGTTCAGCCACAGCAGCTCGCGCTGGGTACCCCGCCTTGCCTTTATCGCGTTCTTCCTGCTGCCACTGATCCCGGGCCTAGGCCTGTATCGCCGTGATGACCACTTCCTCTTGCCGATCATGATGTTTGCGATTATCCCGGTGCTCATCTCCTTCTGCATCGGACTGGAATCCGTAAAGCCTCGCAGCTTGATCCTCCTCGCCTTGGTGATGCTTTGCGAGTACATGATGATCTACTTCTGGCGCTATCCCGTTGGCCGTTTCGTGGGCGAGTTCCACGCCTATTACGTCGCGGCGGCCGTCTTGGGCATGATCGGAGTGGGCAGCTGCATTGTCTCGCAACGCCCTCGATGGCTTCCCATACCCGGCGCTGCACAGGAGGTAAGCCGATGAACCGACTGCGCTCACTTACACCCAACGCATGCGTTGCTGCAGCTATCGGCCTGATCATGGTTTGTGCATTCATCGCGCCCCGACTCGTCTATCGGACAAGTCATGACGGAGGTTTTGTCGAAGGCGGTCAGAAGATCAACCTAAGTCGCTGGACGCGTATCTCGGCCAATCGCAATGGCGGAGCCCTCCCCGCTATCAACCGCCCGGACAATGATCCTCCGACGCATTTTGAGTCCTGGATCAATGCAGGCCAGTGGATCCGCTTTGACCACGTCCCGGTCACCCGGCGCAGCCGATTCACTGCGGAAGTCAGAGTTCATCCGGAATGGCCACGGGATCGAGCTACGCCGGTGTCCTTCAATGTAATCGCTCGGGCGAAGGGCCAACCGGAGCTGGTAGCGCACGTAGTGCCCGAAGTGAGCGTGCAGACGGAGTGGACCCGGCTCGAGCTGGACCTCGCCCCCCTGGCGGGACAGGAGGTACGGATCCAGCTGGCGCCAAGTGCCGACCAAGACGTCTGGACGCTCATGCGCGACCCCCGAATCGAGCTTAGTCCAGCCAAGCAGGAGCCCTGAATTGATTGCGCCTGCTTAGCGCGAGAAGCTCCGCCATTCCTCGACCACTTCCAGAATTTGCCGCGCTCTTACCTGATAGGTATGGTCCTGCACTGTCCGACGTTGGGCCGCTGCAGCAAGGTCGAGGCACCTATCCGAGTCGGTTAGCACTTCATCCATCAATTGAGCAAACTCGGCTGCGGAGTTGTAGAGCAGAATCTCTTTGCCTGGACGGTAGTAGTCCGCAATCTCCAGGCTTTCAACGAAGAAGGCTTGGGTTGTGCCAGCCATGGCCGCTTCAAACGTACGCGGACCCGGAGTTGACGGTTCCAGCTTGAACCGATCATTGGCGTAGTGGAAATCCCGCCCCATGTTGAGCGTCACCCGAGCGCGCGCATAGTGATCGGACAACTGATCGTTGGGCAAGCGTTGATTGCTGCAGAACGGAAGGTCCGCCGGCCAGCCGTCACCCATGATCACCGCATCATGCGACTGCAGTGTTCTACGAAGATCGCCCAGCAGCCGCTTGCGGTTGGAGAAAGCGACGCCACAGAAGAAGATGCTGATGTCCTTGGCCGCAGTAATCTCACGCCAATGGGCGCGGTGACTTGCCGCCAGCGGTAGATGGCGGGCGAACGGATGCGAATAGTGCTCGGCACACCATCGGTCATTGCTGAACACGATATCCGCGACAGCACTGATCTTGTAGTTGTAGTCGAACTCGTAGGGGTCATCGTGGAGCCAGAACACCATTGGTGCGCCGTGCTGCGTACAGTAGCGACGCAGTCGAGCGTACTCCGCATCGTCCGGCATGCAGGACCCGAAGCAAACGACCAGATTCGGCTGGAACTGCTCCGCTCGCTCCGCAGCGAATTCCAGCGGGGACGAGATCGCCCGCGTCACGCCATCAAGCAGTGAGAAGCCCTCCGTTACATAGTCACGGAGCACAGCGTTGCGATTCTGATTGTCAGGCGACGCGCCACTGACAAGCACCCTCATTCCGACCGTGCTCATTGACGCCCCCCGCCCACACGGCGCATGACTTCCTGAAGTATTCTCACAATTGTGTTCCTGATGCCATTCTTCCTGTAGTACCAAAGGGCCTTCCGCATGACTCCCACGGGAAGCACAACCGTCGGCCCGTGGCCATCGTCGGAAACGCTGCTCGCTTGGGGCCGGATTACCCAATTGGGTTCGACAAGCAGAATGCCCAGATCACGGATCGTGTTGCCACGAATCGGCGTGTGGGTCCGTTGCGTGAATCGCTCTTTCGGAAGGAGCTCATTGTATAGATCGGAAACCCAGAGCATGTGCTCGTCATGATGTGGGCGGGTGGCACTGATAACGCGACTGCGTATGGACTCCAACCCACTGCGATCCGCTATGACCTCTCGAATCAGGTGCACCATCGCCCCCGCTTCGCTCACAGGGATGGTGTAGCCGTTCTCGCCATCGAACACGCGTTCGCCGAGTGCACCGATGTCAGAAACAATCGGAACGAGCCCTGCCGCCCAAGATTCGGAAAGGCTGATGCAATACGTCTCAGGCCAGATCGAGAAATGGATGGACATGTCATGCCCAGCCAGTATCTGCTTCAATGTCCCCGGCTTGTAAGAGCCGTGTTGCTTCAGGTTGGGGATATCCAGGATGCGCAGGATGTTCTGATACTCCTCCGGCACCGGACCTACGATGGTGATTTCTACGTCGTCATGGCGCAACTGGTTGAAGACGTGAATGAGCTCGTTCCCGCCTTTGTTCCGAGTGAAGTTGCCCGGAACGGCTATACGCAACTTTGTAGTGGCCTCCCGCTGCATTGGGACATCCGCCATCTCGTCGTCTTTGGGCATCGGCACCGCATTGACGCGGATGCGGTCTGAATCCAGCAGTGCAGGGTACATTCGACGATAGAGATCGGCCACACCATCGGTGTTGGCATGAAGGACGTCAATGCTCTCCAACACCCGGCTGAAGAAAGCCCGGCGCCTGGCTTGGCTGCCGGCGGCCCCGCCGCCACATGCATTCAGACAGACATCGCACGTCTCGATGGGCAGCGACGGAATATCGCAATACACGCCGCGATAGTCCAACAGGTTGAAACGCGAACACACAGCATGATAGTCGTGCAGACTGAGTATCGAACGCAGTCCGAGCGACGATGGCAAAAGGCCCAACGAGGGAGGATGACCTATGAGATGCTGGAAATGTACAAGCTCGATCCCGTGGCGGTACAGCAGCTCGGAAAATGCAGATTCCCGACGCGGACAGGTCAATGCGGCTTCATCCAGTCCGTCATCGAACTGTACGGCGTCGATCACTTCCATCGATCCGTCATGCAGTACATAACGGCTTCCCATACTGCCTACGCTGCGGTCAGGCGTGTAGAACAGGAACTCAAAAGTGTCCCCAAGTGCCGTTCGAACGGAGTCCTGATAAACCTCTACGCCGCCATACGGAGGCACGCCCAGTATGTTGTGGGACACAACCAGCACCTTGCGACGCGAACTGCTTGCCGCAGCCAGGCTCCGCACAGCAGGCTGGGGCAACGCAGCTACCCGGCCCAGCAGCTCCCGCACACGGTGCAAGTACAAGTGTCGCTCAAGGGTGACCTGCTGCGCAGACCGCGCGATAGCCAGACGCTCCTCTGGATTACCAAGGTAGTGACGCAACTTGGCAATGCAGTCAGCGGGGCCATCAAACCCGACAAAATCTCGACCTTCCTGATAGAAATCCTGAACACGGATCTCCGGAATCGACGTGTCCACCAGCTGAAAACCGCCCGCCAGCGCAACTTCGAAGAAGCGTGGCCCGGGGGTGTGAGCCACCGGATCATTGCCCGAGGATGAAAATGCACGGTGCAGCGTCAGCACTGAACGGCTGCGATTGGCGAACTTCGCGAACTCGGTGTTCGGAGTGCGCCAGTCATACGCGCTCGGGTCCATCTTCAACTTTGGAGCAGGAATGTACGGATTGGCAGGCAGCGCGAGCTTAAGGTTGATCTCCGGGATCGCGGTCTGTAGGCGCGCCAGAAAATCCGATCGGTTTGGCCAGGCAGTACCCGCAAAGAAGAGATCGTACAGATAGTGGTCCTGATCCACTTCCGGAACGGCGTGGAAATGGAAGCGGGGATCTGCGGCGAGCGGCAGCGATACACCCTTATCCCCGTAGCCGGCAACGCTTCCCGAATCGTTGGTGAAGACCAGATCGAAGAGATCGGAGTTACCTACGTTGACACTGCGCTCGTACGGATCTTCGGTCACCCACAGCACGCTGCGACCACACACCTGCGCCACGCGCTCGATGATCGGTCGGTCAAGCTCCTCCCCGTCAAAGGCGATGAGCAGATTGCAGTTGTGACGCGACGCGTCCTGTACAGCAGTCAGGTAGTCGGATCGGATCACGCATTCGACGCCCTCCACTTCCGACAACGCCCGAACCATACCCAGACAAATGTAGTGGTTCGGATTGCTCTTCTTTGTATCAATTACTAGTACGCGCCAGGGATTCATCTAGGGAGACATCCAAGTCAATCAAACATTCGGCGCATGCGCCGGAAAGGGCCCATCAAACGCCAGCTCAGGGATGCGCGCATTTGCGCCAGGTCGCCCTCTACTGCGCGCAGCTCGGCATTAAGTTTATCGCTTTCTACACCTTTTTCACGCAGGCGATCCTGACTGCTTGCGAGTTCCTCGCTGAGCTGCTCGCGCACTCGATCCCTGCTCCGTGCCAGATCCTCGCCAAGCTCCTGACGCAGGCGATCTTGGCAATGCGTCAGCTCCTCACCAAGTTCTCGACGGAGTCGCTCCTGACTCTGCGCGAGCTGTTGGCTCAGTTGCTCGCTAAGCTGCTCGTTGAGCTGCTGCACAGTGCCCACGTTTCCGGCAGCCGACAGCAGCTCCTGATTGTGCGCATGAAGGTTCTGATAGTCTGCGGTGACCCGTTCCAAGTCTGCATGAACCTTGTTTACCTGGTCGCGCAACCGGACGGCCTCTTGTTCCACTCCTTGGCGCGTCGCCTCACCTTCATGCAGCAACTGATGTAGCCGACCCTGCTCACGGGCAAGCGTTCCAATATCCACATTTGCCGTGATCAGTTTTCCAAGCTGATCGAATAGACGATTGACCAACACGGCCTCGCCATTCACTGCGTTACGCTCGCACAAATCCAACAGTGCTTGAGGCTGCTCCGGCCCTACAAGTAGGACACCCAACCCATGCGCATGGGTGAATGCAAAGGAAGGATACTGGCTACGAATTTCGTCCCAATACTTCCAGACACCAAAACCCCGCTCCCGGACATTGATGTCATGAAACAGCACCACGGCGCGCTTGGACAGCTTCGCTTGCCACGTCTCAAAATCGCCGCGCACGGCCTCGTAGGTGTGCAATCCGTCGATGTGAAGAACGTCAACAGCGCCGTCATCGAAGTATGTGACAGCCTCTTCGAAACGCATGCGCATCAGACGGGAGAAATCGGCGTAGTTGCGCTGGTGATAGTCAAGAAGAGGCAAGAACACTTCGTCGCCGTACTCTCCCGCATGCTCGTCACCTTCCCACGTATCCACCGCATAGCAGAGCGTAGGCGCCGCGCACTCCTGGATAGCTTGGCAGAACGCCAAGTACGAGGCACCGCGATGTGTGCCCAGCTCAACCAGGACTCCCGGACGCACCTCTTCCACCAGCCAGGCAGCGAATGGAATGTGCCCCACCCACGCACTCTCGGGCACGTTGCGTGGCTGCATGAACATTGAATTATTTATGGCGAAGCTGATCATGGTGCTCTCGATGATTTTTTCGGGCGAGGAATGTTCGCTAGAGCCAGATAATTCGTCAGCGGGATGAAAATCGCTGAACGAAAGAGTCCACGCTAGCGCCGCAAAGTTCGCCCTGGTGAGCGTGAATGTCCTCAATGGGCCAATCCCACCAGCGGATACGAAGAAGCGCGTCAACCTGCTCGGGTGAGAAGCGCATCTTCACCTGAGTTGCTGGATTCCCGGTCACCACTGCGTATGGAGCTACGTCTCGAGTGACCACAGCGCGCGCACCGATGATTGCACCATCGCCAACTGTGACACCGGAGATAATCGTCGCGCCGTGCCCGATCCAGACGTCGTTGCCAATACGAGTAGGTCCTTTGCTCGCCGGGTGCCCGTCGCGACCTGCCATCGCGTCGCCAAAAGCGATACGCAATGGGAACGTCGTCACCCAGTCGCTTCGATGCTCGCCCCCACCGAAGATCACCACGTCGTCGGCTATGGAGCAAAAAGCGCCGATACTCACGGACTCGTCATCGCTCCACACTTTGAACTGAGGGTTTCCATATGTGAAGCGACCCACCGTCACTCGCGGGTCCTGACTGATCAGCGGGGCGATCTGACTGGTGTAGTCATTCATACCCTCTCCTCCACTACCTGCATCTGCACGCGATCGAATGGAATACCGACAAGCCCATACCGAAGTGTCGGTGACGATACTTTCAGAATTACCGCATCGTGGAGCCAGTGGTGCTGGGTGTTCGCTATCGGGTCGCCTTCAGCAATCGAGACGGTCATCGAGTAGTCACCATTAGGCAGCAGGGGGAGATGGAACTCGAACTCCGCCTGCAGCTTCTGTCCCGCCGTAAGCTCCATGGGTGGTTGCACGTGGGTGTAAGTGTGTTCGCCGAATAGCGACTGGCCGAGGCTGTCTTTGACGAAGAAGCCAAGGATTGGACTGGTCATGTCACGGTTCACCTGCGCCTCTATCCGCAAAAGCACGCGCTCGCCACCATAGAAATATGGTTTGGATGGATTGTCCATATTGGTGAGCGTCACGCGCTCCACGCTTGCGTCGCCCGATTTCCAGCCATCGGAATGAGCAATGTTGTCGAACATCTCCAGGGTGATGTCCTCCACGGCCTTCATCGGCTCGCGCGTCAGCACTCCCGCGCCAGCAGCTGCATCTCGGCGATCCAATGCCTGCAACTTGATCTCGTCGCCGTAGCTTTCCTGCGCGCAATATTCAATGTAAGCCTGCGTAGTCTGCTGCGCGGTGTCATGCATCCGCATCACGCCTTTGTCGAGCCAGATCGCAGATTGACAGAAGCTAAGCACGGAACTGGTGTCGTGACTTACGAACAGCAGCGTTCCGCGCTCGCGGAATGAGCGCAGGAACCGCATGCACTTCTGCACGAACACTGCGTCCCCGACTGCCAGCGCTTCGTCGATGACAAGAATATCGGCATCAACGTGAGCGATCACGGCAAACGCCAGTCGAACATACATGCCGCTAGAGTAGACCTTGACGGGTTGTTCAACGAAATCGCCGATGTCCGCGAAAGCCACGATACGATCGAAACGCTCTACCACTTGCTCATGGGTAAGCCCGAGAATGGCCGCACTCATGAACACGTTTTCGCGCCCGGTGAACTCGGGATTGAAACCCGCACCCAGCTCCAACAAAGCGGCAACCCGCCCTTTGACCTTGATCTCACCAGAACTAGGAGAGAGCGTGCCGCAGATCATCTGCAGCAGCGTCGATTTGCCCGACCCGTTGCGACCGATGATTCCGACTGTGTCGCCTTTCCGGACTTCGAACGACACGTCCTGCAGCGCCCAGAATTCCTTGAAGTAGCTGCGAGGCTGAAGGCCCACCGCGCGGCGCGCGCGCGGCATGATCGCCTGCTTCACCCGGTCATGGGGCTTGTCGTAGACCTGGTAACACTTTGAAACACCGGAGACTTGGATTGCCAATTCCGACATGGATGAGCCTCTAATTCAGTTTCATGTAGCGAGAACTACGGTCAGACGACGTCGGCGAATCCGCGACGAACAAGCTGGAACCAGTAGTAGCCCAGATAGGCGAGTACCACGCTCACGATGAGGTACTTGAGTAGCGACATCCAGTCAGGAGCGACGCCCCAAATCAGGACGCTGCGCGACTGCTCGATCATGAAGGTGAGCGGATTCAGATATATAAGCTTCTGCATGCTGGGCGGCAACGACGAGACCGGATAGAGCGCGGGGCTCATGAACAGCAGCACTGTGGCCAGCAAGCCGGTAATCTGGCCGATGTCACGATAGTAGACACCCAGAGCAGCGAAGAACCACGTCACACCAGCTGATACCAGCACAAGCGGAAACACCACAAGCGGGAAGTACAGCGCAGTCAGCGGCAGCCTTCCGAGCAGCAGGTACTGCGCGATCAGCAGTACGGTCAAGGTGATCAGCATATGGAAGAATGCCGATGCGACTGCAGACCATGTCAGGATCTCCAGCGGAAACACGACCTTCTTGACGTAACTGGCATTACCCAGCACCAGCGCGGGAGCCTTGCTAATGCACTCGGATAGGAATCCATGCACCATGATGCCGGCGAACAGGATGATCGCGAACTCGGCGCGGCTACCTTCTACCGAACCAGCCCAGCGCGCATTGAACACATAAGAGAAGACAAACGTATAGACCGCGAGCATCAGCAGCGGATTGAAGAATGACCATGCCAGCCCGGCAATGGAGCCTCGATAGCGACCCAAAACCTCGCGCTTGGCCAGCTGGTAAATCAGCTTTCTGTGTTGGACCAGGCTGCTCACAGCAGAGAATGCAGACAAAGGATTACGCATGGACGGTCGACCCCGTGCCGCTGAGCAGCGCCCCTTCCAGATCCACCTGCAGATCCCCCAGCTCCTCCACGCCCACGCTCAACCGCACCAGCGCATCGCTGATGCCCAGCTGCTCACGGCGTTCAACCGGAATGGACGCATGCGTCATCACCGCCGGATGGTTCACCAGGCTCTCCACCCCACCCAGCGACTCAGCCAAGGTGAACAGCTCGGTCTTCTCGCAGAACCGCTTGGCCGCCTCGAACCCGCCCTTCAGCACGATCGAGACGATGCCGCCGTAGCCGTTCATCTGGCGCGTGGCCAGTTCATGCTGCGGATGGCTCGGCAGACCGGGGTAGATCACCTTCTCAACCGCCGGGTGCTTCTCCAGCCACTGGGCCAGGGCCAGCGCGTTGGCGCAGTGGGCCTTCATGCGCAGCGGCAGGGTCTTCAGGCCACGCAGGGCCAGGAAGCTGTCGAACGGGCCCTGCACGCCACCAATGGAGTTCTGCAGGAAGGCCATCTGTTCGGCCAGTTCGGCGTTGTCGCCTACCACGACCATGCCACCGACCATGTCCGAGTGGCCATTGAGGTACTTGGTGGCCGAGTGCAGCACCAGGTCCGCACCCAGCTCCAGCGGGCGCTGCAGCATCGGCGAAGCAAACGTGTTGTCCACCACCACGATCAGGCCATGGCGCTTGGCGATGGCAGCGACTGCGGCGATATCCACGATCTTCAGCATCGGGTTGGTCGGGGTTTCAATCCAGACCATCTTCGTCTGCGGCGTGATCGCCGCCTCGAACGCGGCCAGGTCGGTCAGGTCGACGAAGCCGAACTGCAGGCCGGCGGTGCGCTTGCGCACGCGTTCGAACAGACGGAAGGTGCCGCCATAGATGTCGTCCATCGCCACCACATGGCTGCCGGCATCCAGCAGTTCCATCACGGTGGAGGTGGCGGCCATGCCGGAGGCGAACGCGTAACCGCGGGTGCCGCCTTCCAGCGAGGCCACGCAGCGCTCGTAGGCGAAGCGGGTCGGGTTGTGGGTACGCGAGTACTCGAAGCCCTGGTGCTCGCCCGGGCTGGACTGGGCATAGGTGGAGGTCGCGTAGATCGGCGGCATCACCGCGCCGGTGCTCGGGTCGGGCGACTGCCCGCCGTGGATGGCCAGGGTGGCCAGAGCAAGCGAGCGGGTGCTGTGCCCGGAGGATGCAGGGTCGGACATTGAAGTTCCCAAGGATAGGAAGCCCCAATGGGGCTCCCACTAAAAGGAGCGAAAGTCTATCAGCGCCAGCTTAATCGATCGTTGACTGTGATAAACGCGCTTTGTGCTCGGATAATCGGCTATCAGGCCGTTATTGCACCCGACGGCGCAGATAATTCAGCAGGTCGATCCGGGTAATCAGGCCGAGGAAGGTGCCGCCATCCATGATGATGGCCACCTGGCCCCGGTCGAACACCGGCAGCAGGGCTTCAATCGGCGACTTCACGTCCAGCCGGTCCAGCTTGCTGACCATGGCGGTGGCGACCTTGTCGCGGAAGCGCGACTCGTCCCCGTACACATGCAGCAGCACGTCGCTTTCATCCACGATGCCGACCAGCTGGTCGCCGTCCATCACCGGCAGTTGCGAGACGTCGTACAGCTTCATGCGCTGGTAAGCGGTGGTCAGCAGGTCGTTCGGGCCGATCACCACAGTGTCGCGCTGGCCGTACGGGCGCAGGATCAGGTCGCGCAGGTCGCCGGTCTGCGGGCGCTCCAGGAAGCCGTTGTCCAGCATCCAGTAGTCGTTGTACATCTTGGACAGGTACTTGTTACCGGTGTCGGGCACCAGCACCAGCACCTTTTTCGGGGTGGTCTGCTCTTTGCAGTACTTCAGCGCGGCCGCCAGCAGGGTGCCGGTGGACGAGCCGCCGAGCACGCCTTCCTTGCCCAGCAGCTCGCGCGCGGTATGGAAGCTTTCGGCGTCGGTGATGGCGTAGGCCTTGGTGACCCGGGTGAAGTCGGCAATCGACGGCAGGAAGTCCTCGCCGATGCCTTCGACCAGCCAGCTGCCCGACTTGTCGTTCAGGTTGCCGTCGTTGATGTACTCGGCCAGGATCGAGCCGACCGGGTCGGCCAGGACCAGCTCGGTCTTCGGCGAAAGCTTGGCGAAGGCGCGCGACAGGCCGGTCATGGTGCCGGAGCTGCCGCAGCCGAACACGATGGCGTCCAGGTCGCCGTCCATCTGCGCCAGGATCTCCGGACCGGTGCCGAACTCGTGCGCGGCCGGGTTGTCCGGGTTGCCGAACTGGTTGATGAAGTACGCGCCGGGGGTTTCCTCGGCCACGCGCTGGGCCATGTCCTGGTAGTACTCGGGGTGGCCCTTGGCCACGTCCGAACGGGTCAGGCGGACTTCGGCACCCATCGCCTTGAGGTTGAAGATCTTCTCGCGGCTCATCTTGTCCGGCACCACCAGGATGAGCTTGTAGCCCTTCTGCTGGGCGACCAGGGCCAGGCCGAGGCCGGTGTTGCCGGCGGTGCCTTCCACCAGCGTCGCACCCGGCTTGAGATCGCCGCGCTTTTCAGCGGCCTCGATCATGGAAAGGCCGATGCGGTCCTTGATGGAGCCCCCGGGATTGGCGCTTTCGAGCTTCAGGTACAGCTCGCAGACACCGGTATCCAGGCGCTGGGCCTTGACGATCGGGGTCTTGCCAATGAGTTCGAGCACGGAGGAGTGGATTGCCATCGGGTCACATCGATTCGCGCCGCAGGGCGGCCGGACCCCCGATTATCCGACAGAAGGTAGAGACACGCCATGCGTGTCCAGCGGATTTGTCCCCCCAAAAGAGCGACGCGGACGGTGCCCGTCGACGAGGAGACGGACACCGCCCGCGGCGGTTGGGTGTCAGGCGCCGGCCGTGGGCCGGCCGGCCACCTGGTGGCGCCGACCCGGGGTCGGCGCGGGGGAAACATCAATGCACAGGGGAGGAAGACTCGTACATTCGAAGCAGTTGTTGCTTGGCCAGCAGCTTCTCACGCTTCATCTGTCCCAGGGTGACATCGTCGACCCCAAGTACGCCCAACGAGGCATCCATACACTTCTTGTTCAACTTTCGATGCTGGTCGTAGAGCTTCTTGAACTGCGGGTCCGCACTGAGGCGGGCGTCGATTTCACTCTGGGGCTGATCTTCAAACATGATGAACCTCCTATCGCGTCTACAGCACAAACAAGAACGCCCCGGCCGGTGAGGCACGGGGCGTGTCTTCGGGAGGAGCACCGGCGTCAACCGCGACCGCAGGCGAACCCATGCGCCCAGCCCGGCCATTCCGGACTGCAGACTGCTCTGGTTCGTGCCCTCGGTACATCGGCCCGGTCCTCCAATCGTCCGGGTCGCGGAAGGCAACCCGGACAATCGACCCTACGCCTGCCCAAGGGCAGGTTCAAGGGTTTCGTTTGAAATCGCTGGCGGTGCCCAGTCGGGGTTCAGGCTGAACACGAGGAACAACGAAAAAGTAACGAAAACAACGGGTTGAAACCGTCAGGGGGCGATGATGACCTCGGCCGAACGGGCCTTGGTAGCGGCCGCCTTCTTGCCCGCCACCTGGAAGCGACTGGTGCTGACGCCGGCCCCGACCAGTGCGTCGCGCAGGGCTTCGGCGCGCTGCTGCCCTACTCCGGGGGCGGCGTCGTAGGCCTCGATCCGGACACGGCCCTTCTTGCCGATGTTCAGGTACTCGGCCAGTGCCTTGGCTTGGCCCTTGGCGCCCCCGGACAGCGTGCCCTTGCCGCTGGAGAAGGCGTCGCCGGGGAAGGTGAAGACTTCGCCGCGGCTGTCGAACTTCGAGCCCGGCAGCTTGTTGCCCGAGACCAGCTCGGCTTCCTCGCGGGCCAGCTTGGCCGCGTTCTGCTGGGCGGCACTGAGGCGGGCGGTCTGCTTGCCGGCCACGCTGGTCAGCGCGGTTTCGGCGTCCTGGCGGGCCAGCGCTTCGGATTCGGCGGCCAGGCGCAGGCGTTCGGACTCCTCGGCCTGGATCTGGGCCTGCACGCGCAGGCGTTCGCTTTCCTGCCGGGCGCGCTGGGCGTCGCGGCGGCTGGCTTCGATCAGCAGGTCGCTGCGGGTGCGCTCGAGCTGGGCCAGTTCGCGCTGGGCC is a genomic window of Stenotrophomonas bentonitica containing:
- a CDS encoding ABC transporter ATP-binding protein produces the protein MSELAIQVSGVSKCYQVYDKPHDRVKQAIMPRARRAVGLQPRSYFKEFWALQDVSFEVRKGDTVGIIGRNGSGKSTLLQMICGTLSPSSGEIKVKGRVAALLELGAGFNPEFTGRENVFMSAAILGLTHEQVVERFDRIVAFADIGDFVEQPVKVYSSGMYVRLAFAVIAHVDADILVIDEALAVGDAVFVQKCMRFLRSFRERGTLLFVSHDTSSVLSFCQSAIWLDKGVMRMHDTAQQTTQAYIEYCAQESYGDEIKLQALDRRDAAAGAGVLTREPMKAVEDITLEMFDNIAHSDGWKSGDASVERVTLTNMDNPSKPYFYGGERVLLRIEAQVNRDMTSPILGFFVKDSLGQSLFGEHTYTHVQPPMELTAGQKLQAEFEFHLPLLPNGDYSMTVSIAEGDPIANTQHHWLHDAVILKVSSPTLRYGLVGIPFDRVQMQVVEERV
- a CDS encoding class I SAM-dependent methyltransferase, translating into MISFAINNSMFMQPRNVPESAWVGHIPFAAWLVEEVRPGVLVELGTHRGASYLAFCQAIQECAAPTLCYAVDTWEGDEHAGEYGDEVFLPLLDYHQRNYADFSRLMRMRFEEAVTYFDDGAVDVLHIDGLHTYEAVRGDFETWQAKLSKRAVVLFHDINVRERGFGVWKYWDEIRSQYPSFAFTHAHGLGVLLVGPEQPQALLDLCERNAVNGEAVLVNRLFDQLGKLITANVDIGTLAREQGRLHQLLHEGEATRQGVEQEAVRLRDQVNKVHADLERVTADYQNLHAHNQELLSAAGNVGTVQQLNEQLSEQLSQQLAQSQERLRRELGEELTHCQDRLRQELGEDLARSRDRVREQLSEELASSQDRLREKGVESDKLNAELRAVEGDLAQMRASLSWRLMGPFRRMRRMFD
- a CDS encoding CatB-related O-acetyltransferase; this encodes MNDYTSQIAPLISQDPRVTVGRFTYGNPQFKVWSDDESVSIGAFCSIADDVVIFGGGEHRSDWVTTFPLRIAFGDAMAGRDGHPASKGPTRIGNDVWIGHGATIISGVTVGDGAIIGARAVVTRDVAPYAVVTGNPATQVKMRFSPEQVDALLRIRWWDWPIEDIHAHQGELCGASVDSFVQRFSSR
- a CDS encoding glycosyltransferase family protein — protein: MNPWRVLVIDTKKSNPNHYICLGMVRALSEVEGVECVIRSDYLTAVQDASRHNCNLLIAFDGEELDRPIIERVAQVCGRSVLWVTEDPYERSVNVGNSDLFDLVFTNDSGSVAGYGDKGVSLPLAADPRFHFHAVPEVDQDHYLYDLFFAGTAWPNRSDFLARLQTAIPEINLKLALPANPYIPAPKLKMDPSAYDWRTPNTEFAKFANRSRSVLTLHRAFSSSGNDPVAHTPGPRFFEVALAGGFQLVDTSIPEIRVQDFYQEGRDFVGFDGPADCIAKLRHYLGNPEERLAIARSAQQVTLERHLYLHRVRELLGRVAALPQPAVRSLAAASSSRRKVLVVSHNILGVPPYGGVEVYQDSVRTALGDTFEFLFYTPDRSVGSMGSRYVLHDGSMEVIDAVQFDDGLDEAALTCPRRESAFSELLYRHGIELVHFQHLIGHPPSLGLLPSSLGLRSILSLHDYHAVCSRFNLLDYRGVYCDIPSLPIETCDVCLNACGGGAAGSQARRRAFFSRVLESIDVLHANTDGVADLYRRMYPALLDSDRIRVNAVPMPKDDEMADVPMQREATTKLRIAVPGNFTRNKGGNELIHVFNQLRHDDVEITIVGPVPEEYQNILRILDIPNLKQHGSYKPGTLKQILAGHDMSIHFSIWPETYCISLSESWAAGLVPIVSDIGALGERVFDGENGYTIPVSEAGAMVHLIREVIADRSGLESIRSRVISATRPHHDEHMLWVSDLYNELLPKERFTQRTHTPIRGNTIRDLGILLVEPNWVIRPQASSVSDDGHGPTVVLPVGVMRKALWYYRKNGIRNTIVRILQEVMRRVGGGRQ
- a CDS encoding CgeB family protein; this translates as MRVLVSGASPDNQNRNAVLRDYVTEGFSLLDGVTRAISSPLEFAAERAEQFQPNLVVCFGSCMPDDAEYARLRRYCTQHGAPMVFWLHDDPYEFDYNYKISAVADIVFSNDRWCAEHYSHPFARHLPLAASHRAHWREITAAKDISIFFCGVAFSNRKRLLGDLRRTLQSHDAVIMGDGWPADLPFCSNQRLPNDQLSDHYARARVTLNMGRDFHYANDRFKLEPSTPGPRTFEAAMAGTTQAFFVESLEIADYYRPGKEILLYNSAAEFAQLMDEVLTDSDRCLDLAAAAQRRTVQDHTYQVRARQILEVVEEWRSFSR